One Drosophila santomea strain STO CAGO 1482 chromosome X, Prin_Dsan_1.1, whole genome shotgun sequence DNA segment encodes these proteins:
- the LOC120455213 gene encoding plexin domain-containing protein 2 isoform X1, with translation MAMSVGSACAQIAILLVVICSASEFVSAVLHQETYEIVDSNLPNIAAYGVVPLSADQLHRQRRAVVVPPPVPSVTTYRGVVSANASAEAGGAGGAGGVAAETTVTTVDNKAAGGSVSYNVHNVGVNGTGQRKTYDVAPATSDSNTTSQSAAAANKKPTLFAQSGYPKKVASTMTDPSPAVIDVDVSKVDVPEEDIEAAVKNASLNETVDFHDYYNSVLYVNKEEVSSLWNELKKTPVNTMLSSSHRRAMTVELKFDFPFYGHYVRNITVATGGFLYTGEYVHSWLAATQYIAPLMANFDTSMSNDSFVRLHDNGTAFTAVWENVTLQDKPEFGKFTFSVTLHQSGDIAFTYLLVPTHIKSIQDKEHPVKVGLSDAYIIDKQLYFARRKTIYEYHRVSFQQQEITSNTIVRLAAQPTCLGYNDCNSCINHNTTFTCLWCSALNRCSTGTDRKKHEWVQKGCDTTAIHTNSSCPALGDKGNNAAAQGKSGSANSGASNGATDPSTASTGSSTPVTEPSVISTRAPHATAYIKTGVEISSDVHRDGKVGNADLSKAEPDNKNVGVAFGFMVPICLVFAVTLWLFYAYRNPHTKSGQLLIQSKQVCAPLQACSFINNDLFIGVFVYFSC, from the exons ATGGCGATGAGTGTCGGTAGTGCGTGCGCGCAAATTGCGATCCTTTTGGTCGTCATTTGCAGTGCATCGGAATTCGTGTCGGCCGTGT TGCATCAGGAGACGTACGAGATCGTGGACTCAAATCTACCGAACATTGCCGCATACGGAGTGGTGCCACTGAGTGCGGATCAGCTGCACCGTCAAAGGCGAGCAGTGGTGGTGCCGCCACCGGTGCCATCGGTGACCACCTACAGAGGCGTCGTGTCTGCCAATGCCAGTGCGGAAGCTGGGGGAGCCGGAGGAGCTGGTGGTGTGGCCGCAGAGACCACGGTGACCACCGTGGACAACAAGGCGGCCGGCGGTAGTGTGTCCTACAACGTGCACAATGTCGGAGTCAACGGGACCGGACAGCGGAAGACATACGATGTGGCTCCGGCCACATCGGACTCCAACACCACGAGCCAAAGTGCTGCGGCGGCTAACAAGAAGCCCACACTGTTCGCACAGTCGGGCTACCCAAAGAAGGTGGCATCAACCATGACGGATCCCTCGCCGGCGGTCATCGATGTGGACGTGTCCAAAGTGGACGTGCCCGAGGAGGACATCGAGGCGGCGGTGAAGAATGCGTCGCTGAATGAGACCGTGGACTTTCACGACTACTACAACAGCGTGCTCTATGTTAACAAGGAGGAGGTGTCTTCATTGTGGAACGAACTGAAAAAGACGCCCGTGAACACCATGCTCTCCTCGTCCCACCGCAGGGCCATGACGGTAGAGCTCAAGTTTGACTTTCCCTTCTACGGACACTATGTGCGCAACATTACGGTGGCCACCGGCGGATTCCTCTACACCGGCGAGTACGTTCACTCCTGGCTGGCGGCCACCCAGTACATTGCCCCACTGATGGCCAACTTCGATACGAGCATGTCCAACGACTCGTTTGTCCGATTGCACGACAATG GAACCGCCTTCACCGCCGTGTGGGAAAATGTGACGCTGCAGGACAAGCCGGAGTTCGGCAAGTTTACGTTCAGCGTGACCCTGCACCAGAGCGGCGACATTGCTTTCACATACCTGCTGGTGCCCACGCATATCAAATCCATCCAGGACAAGGAGCATCCGGTCAAGGTTGGCCTCTCCGACGCCTACATTATCGACAAGCAACTATACT TTGCTCGCCGAAAGACAATCTACGAGTACCACCGTGTCTCCTTCCAGCAGCAGGAGATCACCAGCAACACCATCGTCAGGCTGGCGGCACAGCCCACCTGCCTTGGCTACAATGACTGCAATTCGTGCATCAACCACAACACAACGTTTACG TGCCTATGGTGTTCGGCGCTGAATCGCTGCTCCACGGGTACCGACCGCAAGAAGCACGAGTGGGTCCAAAAGG GATGTGACACCACCGCCATTCATACCAATAGTTCGTGCCCGGCCCTCGGCGATAAGGGTAACAATGCTGCCGCCCAGGGAAAGAGCGGTTCAGCGAACAGTGGCGCCAGCAATGGTGCGACAGATCCCTCAACGGCATCCACCGGCTCATCCACGCCGGTCACGGAGCCCAGCGTGATTAGCACGAGGGCACCACATGCCACGGCATACATAAAGACGGGGGTGGAGATCTCCAGTGATGTCCATAGGGACGGAAAGGTCGGCAACGCCGATCTATCGAAGGCGGAACCGGACAACAAGAATGTGGGCGTTGCCTTTGGCTTCATGGTGCCCATCTGTCTGGTGTTCGCCGTGACGCTGTGGCTCTTCTACGCGTACCGCAATCCGCACACCAAGAGCGGCCAGCTGCTCATCCAG TCCAAGCAGGTTTGTGCGCCTTTGCAAGCATGTTCTTTTATCAATAATGACCTTTTTATAGgagtatttgtttattttagttGCTAG
- the LOC120455213 gene encoding plexin domain-containing protein 2 isoform X2 translates to MAMSVGSACAQIAILLVVICSASEFVSAVLHQETYEIVDSNLPNIAAYGVVPLSADQLHRQRRAVVVPPPVPSVTTYRGVVSANASAEAGGAGGAGGVAAETTVTTVDNKAAGGSVSYNVHNVGVNGTGQRKTYDVAPATSDSNTTSQSAAAANKKPTLFAQSGYPKKVASTMTDPSPAVIDVDVSKVDVPEEDIEAAVKNASLNETVDFHDYYNSVLYVNKEEVSSLWNELKKTPVNTMLSSSHRRAMTVELKFDFPFYGHYVRNITVATGGFLYTGEYVHSWLAATQYIAPLMANFDTSMSNDSFVRLHDNGTAFTAVWENVTLQDKPEFGKFTFSVTLHQSGDIAFTYLLVPTHIKSIQDKEHPVKVGLSDAYIIDKQLYFARRKTIYEYHRVSFQQQEITSNTIVRLAAQPTCLGYNDCNSCINHNTTFTCLWCSALNRCSTGTDRKKHEWVQKGCDTTAIHTNSSCPALGDKGNNAAAQGKSGSANSGASNGATDPSTASTGSSTPVTEPSVISTRAPHATAYIKTGVEISSDVHRDGKVGNADLSKAEPDNKNVGVAFGFMVPICLVFAVTLWLFYAYRNPHTKSGQLLIQFRPSQWSWRRGEARYTAATIHM, encoded by the exons ATGGCGATGAGTGTCGGTAGTGCGTGCGCGCAAATTGCGATCCTTTTGGTCGTCATTTGCAGTGCATCGGAATTCGTGTCGGCCGTGT TGCATCAGGAGACGTACGAGATCGTGGACTCAAATCTACCGAACATTGCCGCATACGGAGTGGTGCCACTGAGTGCGGATCAGCTGCACCGTCAAAGGCGAGCAGTGGTGGTGCCGCCACCGGTGCCATCGGTGACCACCTACAGAGGCGTCGTGTCTGCCAATGCCAGTGCGGAAGCTGGGGGAGCCGGAGGAGCTGGTGGTGTGGCCGCAGAGACCACGGTGACCACCGTGGACAACAAGGCGGCCGGCGGTAGTGTGTCCTACAACGTGCACAATGTCGGAGTCAACGGGACCGGACAGCGGAAGACATACGATGTGGCTCCGGCCACATCGGACTCCAACACCACGAGCCAAAGTGCTGCGGCGGCTAACAAGAAGCCCACACTGTTCGCACAGTCGGGCTACCCAAAGAAGGTGGCATCAACCATGACGGATCCCTCGCCGGCGGTCATCGATGTGGACGTGTCCAAAGTGGACGTGCCCGAGGAGGACATCGAGGCGGCGGTGAAGAATGCGTCGCTGAATGAGACCGTGGACTTTCACGACTACTACAACAGCGTGCTCTATGTTAACAAGGAGGAGGTGTCTTCATTGTGGAACGAACTGAAAAAGACGCCCGTGAACACCATGCTCTCCTCGTCCCACCGCAGGGCCATGACGGTAGAGCTCAAGTTTGACTTTCCCTTCTACGGACACTATGTGCGCAACATTACGGTGGCCACCGGCGGATTCCTCTACACCGGCGAGTACGTTCACTCCTGGCTGGCGGCCACCCAGTACATTGCCCCACTGATGGCCAACTTCGATACGAGCATGTCCAACGACTCGTTTGTCCGATTGCACGACAATG GAACCGCCTTCACCGCCGTGTGGGAAAATGTGACGCTGCAGGACAAGCCGGAGTTCGGCAAGTTTACGTTCAGCGTGACCCTGCACCAGAGCGGCGACATTGCTTTCACATACCTGCTGGTGCCCACGCATATCAAATCCATCCAGGACAAGGAGCATCCGGTCAAGGTTGGCCTCTCCGACGCCTACATTATCGACAAGCAACTATACT TTGCTCGCCGAAAGACAATCTACGAGTACCACCGTGTCTCCTTCCAGCAGCAGGAGATCACCAGCAACACCATCGTCAGGCTGGCGGCACAGCCCACCTGCCTTGGCTACAATGACTGCAATTCGTGCATCAACCACAACACAACGTTTACG TGCCTATGGTGTTCGGCGCTGAATCGCTGCTCCACGGGTACCGACCGCAAGAAGCACGAGTGGGTCCAAAAGG GATGTGACACCACCGCCATTCATACCAATAGTTCGTGCCCGGCCCTCGGCGATAAGGGTAACAATGCTGCCGCCCAGGGAAAGAGCGGTTCAGCGAACAGTGGCGCCAGCAATGGTGCGACAGATCCCTCAACGGCATCCACCGGCTCATCCACGCCGGTCACGGAGCCCAGCGTGATTAGCACGAGGGCACCACATGCCACGGCATACATAAAGACGGGGGTGGAGATCTCCAGTGATGTCCATAGGGACGGAAAGGTCGGCAACGCCGATCTATCGAAGGCGGAACCGGACAACAAGAATGTGGGCGTTGCCTTTGGCTTCATGGTGCCCATCTGTCTGGTGTTCGCCGTGACGCTGTGGCTCTTCTACGCGTACCGCAATCCGCACACCAAGAGCGGCCAGCTGCTCATCCAG TTCCGTCCCAGCCAGTGGTCATGGCGGCGTGGCGAGGCCCGCTACACGGCGGCCACGATACACATGTAG